TATGAGCATCCGTCGGTTTGAACGTATCTTTATTGTAATACAATATCACAAAGGATCAGACACAAGTTCTAAAATCTTAGATCCGCCCCctccctacatgtatatacatggtaaaaacataaatacatatcCAGTGTATTTCatgatatttcattatatgcATGGTGACAATAGAAGATCAAATTTGATGAATATGAGGTTACTAGTAAATACTTGATATTAGACATGACATctaaaaatgttaaatattcATAGTAGATTGATGTACATACTAGATCATATATCTAATCGCTCACTTTGTTTAAAAATTGTGTGAATAAAAGAGAACATATACCCATTATAAGTCATGAAGTTTAACGTTGCTCATAATAGCCGTTTTCTATTACATTACTTCagtattttcattaaatgacattttaaaGTACTGAACTACGAGATGCCATTTTGAAGATTTATTAATATTGGTAATCATCTGAAACTGCCATAACGTGGTGAAATTTTACACAATATGAAAGAGAATGTCATTGAATAGAATACGAAGGTTTAAACGACCCTTCTCGCCCCCTAAAGCGCcagacatccccccccccccttcaaagttAAACAAACATACCTACAATGGCACGACCTGACTGACTAATTTTTCTAAAAGCGTCCAGATaatttcaattgaattgaaatcCGGACTAGCTGCTGCAGtagttttaaggtatttgttGTAGAATAATCCCTTTAATTTGGGtcctgtttttattttcaaacagaaTCTCGAAACCGAggttatttttaaagaattctaACAATGAGGTAATTATTTCTGCTATGGTGTCGTAATAAGTTCTTCTGGAGACTAACATCCGATTAGGATTTCCAACAAACCCCTCAACTTTGCTGACAAAGCCTCCGATGTCTGATTCgcacatgtatgtgcattttTGCTATGCTGGCTAATATTAATGGGTCACGTGATTTTGTATGTATCATAGGGTGTAAAAactatatatttaataaatttcagttttgaaaatatatgatggcatatagatctacatgtatgtactgcGACACTTTACGCCATAATACTATATATGGCGCGTTAtcgcttcatgaaaagtgtgcTGGTGTGACGTATTTGTGCCCATGCCCTCctacaaatatattcaaaaatgaaattcattctttctattttactttaatttctgTCGGGATActcccatcttcgctagccaagggtgacgatacacggtgTTCCTCTTTCACGAACACGgtgtatcgtcacccttggctagcgaagatgggatACTCCCAGTTGATAAAGTAGTTGTACTGTATTGaccaagattcatacgcacattgttcacattcataaggaaatggctatcattttaTTTGGcatcgaaggcaaaaacattggaaatgtaaatattaactagtatatattatatactttaacatgtaaataaaaataaatatcttcTTTTGATGGACGATGTTCCATATTCTGCTCGCAAATCATTGAattgagatttttaaaacatcctATTTTTCAAATTAGGAACCGAAATTAATGAAGTGCCAAAAAAGCGAATTGCCTGTTGCCCACCGAGTCCATTACCGTGAAGTTTTCCGGAAATGAATTCGTAACCAAGGTCAAAGGTCTCTTTCAGTTGAAGACCAATACAAGTGTTTAcatgttttgaattttctgTTAAATTGTACCCAAGATCCCCGGAAACTAATTGTATGACAACACTGGACCCAATAGAGGTACAAAATAACTACATGTCAAGTGTACACACAGAGAACCACAGAAATTACATATAATATACGAACCACAAATCGGttcagcacccccccccccccttccagtCTTTATTGATTTCTAATAAATTTTTGACCGACATCATAATTTGATGAGAAAACGTGAGTCTTTTACTTCAGCAGTCACTTGGAGTTTTTATTTTTCGTAACTAGCAGGAAACATAATAAAGAAATAAGAATGATCTATTTACCTGAGACCCAAAGAAATTTTATTGGAGAAAAGTATGAAAATACAAATGTTCAACAACCAACTTTAACAAGATGAcactctacatgtatatctatgcACTATTAcacagagaaaaaaaattaattattttttaaaacaacaaatgtaaacttccatattcaaaacattttcaaaatatgtatacaataaATGTGGATTTCAAAACATAGAATGTATAAGATAAATTTTCTCAAACCTTTTTAACAATATccatacaaaaatgtatataataggATTGGattgcaaaatgttgacaataACTTTAACAAGAACAATAGGATTTAATGGATTTCATGTTTGTCGAAGTTGCAATAATAATCTGCAGCCTTAATAAAACTGGACTTTGAGGATTTAACAAAAATCAATCGGACAATGTAACAGTAAATTTTACACCAACACATTTTAAAGATTGACATTACAATTAATAAATTTGTTGTACAGAAGGCTATAATACCCTGGATTTCAAATccttataaaaatataacacagaattacTGCATTTCACAACACCAATGCATAATATATAATGTGAAAGACAAAGTTACCAACACAATTTTAAATGTATGGGTTAAATTAGCACTGAGATTCCAAATTCTCCATATATATTCAAGATCAGCTCTGAAAGTATTGCAaacaactaaaaaaaaaaaaaagcaaacaaGATCTCTACATTTAGCAGTTAGTAATTCAGATGTCTAAACAGCTGCGTAGAAaggaagtttttaaaaaaatgaagagTTCCTATGAGAATAATCTCAGAAATTATCATTGCTTTTTTTATATAAGAGTTTCCCCAATTCCCCAATAATCAGAGCCAAATATGGCAGCCACCACCACCAAATACAGGAGGAGTCAGTCTATACAATAGAACTATCAACTATCATTATAAAACATACAACCTTTTACTGTACATTTGCAATGCACACATATATTTCTtgacttaaaaaaaatactttaccccccccccccccctgttttaCTTCAAAGCAGTATTCAATTTGTTTTGCTAAGAGTAAAGCTTGtttttttgccccccccccccccaacaaaattaataaataaataaacttaatGAAAAAGAGATGTTCTCAACAAGTTTACATGAATTCTAAATCTCTACAACATAATTCTAAAGTTAACCAAAAAGTATCATAATCCTTTTAAAAAGCTTCCCCTAATGCATCCTGCCGACTGACCACTCCTAATATGGCAGAAATTATAGGCTATCATAGTTTACTTTTTATTGTCAAGAGCGCGATTGATCTCCTCTAAGAGTTCTTGGGCTGCATCTCTCCCACGTTTTTCCTCTCTGTAACCCAGATCTCTTTGTTCCATCATGTCTTCAAGCTCTTCAAGAACCTTCTTGTACAGCTCGCCTTTCCTCTCTCTTTTGCTCTGATATTCCCGGTCATCTAGTTCATCATCAAATCCTCGAGACTCAAAATCTTTCTCATCTTCCAAGTCCCTCCCTTTCTCCGCCTCGACATTGTCTTCATTGTACGACTTTTTTCTTTTGTCCCCTGTGTTTCGCTTGAGCTTCAGCTGCCTGGATTTCATTAACTCGGTCTTTTCAATCATCTCCACGGTTGACAGTGGCAATTTACGGGCTTCTTGGGAGCTTGTGCTACGAGTGGCAAGTTTCTCAGCTGTTCCATAATAGATCAACTggaatctgaaaataaaatatcattttgttgaATCAACATGCTCACCCTTgtcataaaaaacaaaatgatatgaTTTAGAAGTGAAATTTAAAGTCAATTCGTTTTCATGATAAGAAAATGTTTGGAAAAATAACAACCTTAGAGTGCTTGTACATACATAATCTATCTAGTGCATTTTAAGAGTACCATAACTATGGTGGCACCAACTTCATTGTTTTGTGGTACTATCATGGCTGTCAAAGTCTTAAAGGGACATTAgctgataaaaatcatatttgcCGATTGTTACCAAACTGACTAAAACAGCTTTACAGTACAGCGTATATATTACTACtgacattttaaatttttgtaattttgacaTTAGAATTTCTTTCTCGTTTGTAGAGAGACAATGGTGGAAACATTAATGAATTCATTGCAGAGAAATCGTgaataatttttgtaaaattcaattGGAGGCTTTTTTTAATctcatatttatttttcttcattttttcacgCTTTCAAGCATTTTAATCACGTTTCAGAATTAACGAGGCTGACAGAGTTAATGCCCCTACATACAGTATCTGTCTATCAAACATACTTCTCCCACGTTCCTCTGTTTTCTGAGGTGGATTTACGATTATCGCACACTTTAATCTCCCAGTTTCCAGCTGGATTCTCCCCCCACTTGTGCACAGACATGAAGGTGAAATCAATGCCGTCTTTTGAGTCATCATTCTTTCTTGTGGAGAGCATTTCTGACACAGTTTTACTTGGCGAGGTCAGGTAAATTTGGACATCACCACGACGATTATGCTGTAACTTGATGTAGAGCTGGACATGCTCCAGTTGAATTAGGGGTGCTCCGGTGGGAACATATTGCACTGTCTGAGTTACACAGCCTCTAGTGGGGATTGGTCTGcacgtaaaaaaaaatatagaattcAGTAAGAGGTATTTATTTCTCAATAGAAAGCAGGTCTTTGGCCAATTACATAGCAAGCTCAATTACACATATAACTACAAtgatatattcatataataaaatattttgcacgaatatcacatttattatcatatatttatcAGAGAGCTGAGACCTATCTTTGTATGATATTTACTCTCCAAACCTGACATAGTCAAACCTgataagatttaaaaatatattattggGATCATAATGAATTTTAGTGAGCTGCTAATGTTGTATAAATCTAAAGTGAGAGAATCTATAATAGCCTAATGAAAAAACACCTACCTGTTGACATCATACAGCCAGGTAAATATAGTGTACATTAACGAAAAACACCTACCTGttgacaacatacatgtacatccaggTAAATATAGTATACAGTGATAAATAACACCCACCTGTTGACATCATACACCTGCGACTTCTGGATGCTGAGTTCAGGGACTCTTTGCCAATTCAGAGCCGCATTGACCATGGCACCACAGTCCAACACTCCAAATCCGTACGTGTGGCTGACGTGTTTCCCTGCCCCATTAATAATCCACTTGGGGTCAACGGAGGGAATTTTGGATGTTTCCACGACGATGTGCTGTACGTCTCTCCAGGTCAAATCTGGActgtaaagaaaaagaaacttcTTCAATTAGACAAACTGCTTCAATctttaatttattaaaaaaaaaaaaaatgtgtttgtgaaacactgttCCCTGGCGGCAACAAAGAattactccaaggtcaagggtaaaaaactTTGATGTCTCATCACAAGGACTGCCCATATGAAATACGAATGCCCAATCACTCACCAAAGTTaaaagcaaggttaaagttttggaaTTTGggttaaagggacatggacatgatttgatcagaaaattttttaattttattttttgatttttaatatttagaatgcttaactaaggtattactaaCGATCAGCACAAATTTGATTGTCAGTAgccaaggtacatgggagatacagaggtcacaagtccttgttatgtaaacaaggcttgtgccatgtttttgtttacatacactGTAGGTTAAAAAAACTAGTAAaaatttcgtttaaagcagattatttcaatttataagtgaatccttaacacaattaaatattttctagtgtttggcatatctcaatttgttttaaacatgctattttctattaaacagtctaatgtaaacaaaaacatggcatgagcgttgtttacataacaaagaattgcgagtgctgtatctcacttgtaactcaacaactgatattcaaagtttggttgaccattagcaatactttagttaagcattgtaaacaataaaaatgtaaaaataaaatttgaacatttttagctcaaatcgtgtccatgcccctttaaaccCCAACCCACTGTCAAGGTCAAGGATTGTGCTATCATATAAAAGGTCTTgaaataaggaatctatatagaAACATGAAAACTTTATATTACATACTTCAGGAGATATTACCTAAATTAagttttgttaaaagtaggccaaactctaaggtcaaggacacaaggtaaaaaaaaatcaaaggtcttgtcacaaggaatgcacatgAAATATTTAAGCCCTAGCTACTACTCACCATTAAAGTTAtgaacaaggttaaagttttgaacagatagacaaacagacaggacaaaaacaatatgaccTCTGATCTTCAATatggggggcataaaaatgacaAGCTGAACATGacaaaaatttaattactgTAAATACTAAATAAATCACGCAAATACTTATCAAAATCAATGCTTTACTCCAAAAGAACCAGGATTATAAGGTTGACTTTAGTGTACAGATAAGGTAACTGGTGACTGACAACAATTTTGTAGAATTGAGTAGTTCTTACTTTGCCTCCAGGGCCAGTGCCATACAGCCAGCAGCAAGAGGGGCCGCTGCCGACGTTCCCTCAAATCCTAGAATACAGCCACCATTGATATCTGTTGTCACCTAGTAAGGAAGAAACAAAGATATTACATAAAAATACTAGTACAACATAAAATAACACATAGATACCACAATGAAATaaactgtatgtacatgtacactgaattatttgtgttttaattaCTTATATTCACTGTATAACAAGGGAGATCACAGACTGTAAACCTATGGTCAGGGATCCTCAACTCTAGAACCCAAATCTCATTTATTCtattagagttatctctctttctctaCAATGCCTAAAATTGTTCACGGATGGTTTACAAATTTATCCACCATTTGCCAGTCATCAAACCTATCTTTGGTAAAAATCAGAATGAAAAACAAGCTTACTGTATGTAATCTTGCCAAATACACAAAAAGGACTGGCCATGCATTACCTCTTCAGTGGAGAAAATAATACACATGTTTAAGTTTTTAATAATTCTCATATATCAAgcaatttcatgtttatttctgTACACCAACAAATATTATGTACATTGTGCCCTATATCTAACAAGTATATTGAATCTGTGCACAATTTTTATTGGATTAATCATTTTTCAGTAGTACAGCGTTTTACAGTGTAACCATGCATATATTCGACGGAACAAAAGGCAgcttggtacatgtattttgtgttACATGTCTGTTGTTGACCTAAAAAGTTGCATAGAATTCTAAAactttggaaaaaaaaagtGTCAGGAAATcgcacataaaaaaaaaacacaacaaaaaaaccaaggGGTAATGTGCAGGTATGGAAAGCATCTCTTAATATTGATTTGATTATACTTTTTACGAATTTATGAACAAGCTGCATATAACTGATACTAGGTATTGAAAATCATCTTTCTTTTTACGTCGTAGCACAATAAGTGTTCACACAATATATGTAAGCATAAATTCTTACTGTATTACTTCCAAAATGGATGTAATGTACAAATACATCAACATGTGCTTCAGAGTTTAGTTCACAGTTTTATCATGTGTTTCTATTAAAAATTCTGTCACAACATCTTAATAGCGATGTAAATCCTCACATGTACCAATGTATGGTGCAAACATCTTAACAATTTAAACCGCTACATGTAGCAATGTATGGTGTAAACATCTAACAATTTAaccaaacccccccccccctccccttacaTGTACCTCTGCTTGATACATCTGTCATTTTGATATAGCTGGTTCATTTCATGAGTAGGTTACATTCTCCAAATTACTCTACAGATTTTTATTACATAAACATTAACGAAACTGATATGATGTAGTTATTGCAAagtaatataaataataatgcagTGGTGAAGCTTAGGAACTCTAGTTCATAGGAAATAATGTGTGTGGTTTGAGTCTCAGCTGCAGCAACCAAGTAAATTATTGACACAATATGCAAAAGaatgaaagaataaaaatatagaGGGTAAAATCTACTAAATTGCACTTTCCAATGTTTAGGATCCAATGGACGTACAACACACACATAATCCCCGGATACTGACCACTCTAATTTTGGGCTTATCACCAAACTCTCCAGCCCGGACCTCTCCTCCGCTGGGAACCACAGTCATGGTGGAGGCACACTTCTCATCAAAGTATGGTGCATCCCCGTTGTCTGTGATACTTCCGACAGACAGGGTGTAAGGGGACGACACGTAGCCGTCACATCCGCAGTCGTCGTCATGGACACCCCCGTTTCCTGTGGCCCACACGTAAATGATGCCCTTGCCGTCTCGACCCTGAAATTACGAACTTCCTTAGATTTCTTCAATTCATGTATAGCTTACATAATGGTACTGTAACACCaacacccccccctccccccaaaaaaaacccacacccCAGTTTTACGATAACAATCTAGGAAAAGTGATACAGCTTTAAATGGAGTCACTTTCACAAGCCCTGTGTTACTTACCCTTTATCCTTTCTATAAAGAGGAAATACGATAGACACATGCCCCAATGCTTGCATCATAtcacatttatacatgtacggggggagaggggggggggtgttgctGGTAACTGCAATATCTTATCATTCATGCatgcaaataataataatgaccTGATGTACAATTACAGTAATAGATACAAGACTCTTGGCATGCTTAATAATTGAATTAGACATATCTCTCTTATATTCTGTTAATACCTGACGTGTATTTACCTTTCTGACCCCCATTTCCAGCGCTTCTTGTGTGGCTGCGCCCGGTCCTTCAATGGTCATTCCATCATCTTTGGGCCCCCATGAAGCACTCATCACATCAATAAAGTTGTTCTTAAAGTTGATGGCCTTGGCCTCTACAGAATCGTACACGGCCCCATCCAACATACGAATGCCTGGAGAATACACACAAAGGTCACATGTACTAGAATCTGCAGTACACACCTCTGTCTCTCGAGTCTTATTGgataatttatcaaaattggcAAAACTGGGTGTCCAgattctttcttttcttttaaaagcaaCTTTTAATCATGATTACCATAAAAGTTTCATAAATTGAAATCTCGGACTTGGCTCTTTCCTCAAACTTTGGGAATGTGATGCTCACACATAATAAAACACCTGTACTTCATTGAGAGCCCACCCCTCACTTTACAATTATAGGTGATGCTCACACATTATAAACCCCTGTAATGGATTGAGAACCTACCTCCCACTTTGGCATTATAAGCAATGCCCACACTGCAGACACCATTGTTCGCCTCTGCGGCAATCTCTCCAGCACAGCGTGT
Above is a genomic segment from Ostrea edulis chromosome 3, xbOstEdul1.1, whole genome shotgun sequence containing:
- the LOC125677735 gene encoding PC3-like endoprotease variant B isoform X2; protein product: MWSRVMWTLLLLGLAVSSALPVSAEDDGDYLNLFLVKVNKRSAIHELAAEHGFTIADELEELGYHLLEHSDISRRSKRSAENHVQKLRDDTRVQFVQQQKLLIRDKREILHDKQLEMPERIFDPTEYYRAPAAHLYNRGFSSSQGVTFNDPYYKDQWYCDNYGQSGGKKYIDLNVKVAWDQGYTGTGVTITVLDDGIDHTHPDLQKNYSPFASADLNDVHDKNNDPMPNTRVPGNSHGTRCAGEIAAEANNGVCSVGIAYNAKVGGIRMLDGAVYDSVEAKAINFKNNFIDVMSASWGPKDDGMTIEGPGAATQEALEMGVRKGRDGKGIIYVWATGNGGVHDDDCGCDGYVSSPYTLSVGSITDNGDAPYFDEKCASTMTVVPSGGEVRAGEFGDKPKIRVVTTDINGGCILGFEGTSAAAPLAAGCMALALEANPDLTWRDVQHIVVETSKIPSVDPKWIINGAGKHVSHTYGFGVLDCGAMVNAALNWQRVPELSIQKSQVYDVNRPIPTRGCVTQTVQYVPTGAPLIQLEHVQLYIKLQHNRRGDVQIYLTSPSKTVSEMLSTRKNDDSKDGIDFTFMSVHKWGENPAGNWEIKVCDNRKSTSENRGTWEKFQLIYYGTAEKLATRSTSSQEARKLPLSTVEMIEKTELMKSRQLKLKRNTGDKRKKSYNEDNVEAEKGRDLEDEKDFESRGFDDELDDREYQSKRERKGELYKKVLEELEDMMEQRDLGYREEKRGRDAAQELLEEINRALDNKK
- the LOC125677735 gene encoding PC3-like endoprotease variant B isoform X1, which encodes MEKSEYGIIDKNTLTGFFRMWSRVMWTLLLLGLAVSSALPVSAEDDGDYLNLFLVKVNKRSAIHELAAEHGFTIADELEELGYHLLEHSDISRRSKRSAENHVQKLRDDTRVQFVQQQKLLIRDKREILHDKQLEMPERIFDPTEYYRAPAAHLYNRGFSSSQGVTFNDPYYKDQWYCDNYGQSGGKKYIDLNVKVAWDQGYTGTGVTITVLDDGIDHTHPDLQKNYSPFASADLNDVHDKNNDPMPNTRVPGNSHGTRCAGEIAAEANNGVCSVGIAYNAKVGGIRMLDGAVYDSVEAKAINFKNNFIDVMSASWGPKDDGMTIEGPGAATQEALEMGVRKGRDGKGIIYVWATGNGGVHDDDCGCDGYVSSPYTLSVGSITDNGDAPYFDEKCASTMTVVPSGGEVRAGEFGDKPKIRVVTTDINGGCILGFEGTSAAAPLAAGCMALALEANPDLTWRDVQHIVVETSKIPSVDPKWIINGAGKHVSHTYGFGVLDCGAMVNAALNWQRVPELSIQKSQVYDVNRPIPTRGCVTQTVQYVPTGAPLIQLEHVQLYIKLQHNRRGDVQIYLTSPSKTVSEMLSTRKNDDSKDGIDFTFMSVHKWGENPAGNWEIKVCDNRKSTSENRGTWEKFQLIYYGTAEKLATRSTSSQEARKLPLSTVEMIEKTELMKSRQLKLKRNTGDKRKKSYNEDNVEAEKGRDLEDEKDFESRGFDDELDDREYQSKRERKGELYKKVLEELEDMMEQRDLGYREEKRGRDAAQELLEEINRALDNKK